A genomic segment from Spinacia oleracea cultivar Varoflay chromosome 3, BTI_SOV_V1, whole genome shotgun sequence encodes:
- the LOC130470315 gene encoding protein MAINTENANCE OF MERISTEMS-like, protein MPDESSPPSGGHEERGMTRQSTGAGPLWVGPELYDGRDLHYDLEHHVTSRLHARRETTVRGYGAATSETVFSFLSSDAQALVRASSLFPVVETFWEILRLNISLSFLRSFMRWWWDTTNTFHFPWGEMTITPEDYTALTGLTFTGNPVRLRSDGPSPTVAEGTRLLGSWMGRRLPSYQPRGIPFADLMWALEHGVEESPSRQARLFYLHFITSTFLSGPTDTFDPRWIGMVEDVSTLGDYRWGDLGYATLVGQMSLAARDSDPSRRHFVITLAGVPRLFELWAFEHLPWLAPRKGQRPLEFPAGRRWGWKKKLTVRPPPDTVWDLIRDGNPEHVVWTPWLSFRGTHASVRDSYALSQMRVLFVGRRDPVWYLGERVRMQTVGAFSVPRPPPATMLSTRSIGEPWRVHSRTGVPATELVIEGASYHQFIQDSLRLPEPGAECPDPSLGGDGCFPMLGSRIQERVDPRLWRLSRKTGFSMLRSLREYRRFRPIRPTRWWG, encoded by the exons atgcctgacgagtcgtcacctccttctggtggccacgaggagcgtggcatgacgcgtcagtctactggcgcgggtcccctatgggtgggccctgagctctacgacggtcgtgatctgcactacgacctagagcaccacgtgacttcccgccttcacgcgaggagagagactacggttcgcggctatggcgcagcgacgagtgagaccgtttttagcttcctgagctcggacgcccaggctttggtgagggcgagctcactgtttccggtggtcgagaccttctgggagatactgcggcttaacatctccctgtcctttctgcggtcgttcatgaggtggtggtgggataccaccaacaccttccattttccttggggcgagatgacgatcactcccgaggactacacggctttgacgggcttgacctttacagggaaccccgttcgtctgaggtcggatggcccatcgccgactgttgctgagggtaccaggctcctgggctcgtggatgggtaggagattgccttcgtaccagccccgtgggatacctttcgctgacctgatgtgggccttagagcatggggtagaggagtcgccttcgagacaggctcggctgttctacctccattttattacttccacttttctatcgggcccgactgacacctttgacccgaggtggataggcatggtggaggacgtgtctacactgggtgactatcgctggggcgatttgggctatgcgacgctcgtcggccagatgagtttggcggCGCGCGACTCagacccgagtagacgtcactttgtgattacattagcgggagtgccgcgtttgttcgag ctgtgggcctttgagcacttaccttggctggctccccgaaaggggcagaggcctttggagttccctgccggtcgccgttggggttggaagaagaagctgacagtgcgtccaccgcccgataccgtgtgggatcttattcgggacgggaaccctgagcat gtggtttggaccccatggctctcttttaggggtactcatgcttcggtcagggatagttatgccctgagccagatgcgggtcttgttcgttggccgccgggaccctgtctggtacctgggagagcgggtacgtatgcagacggtcggggctttttcggtgcctaggcctccgcctgcgaccatgctgtctactcgctcgataggcgagccgtggagggtccactcgaggactggcgtgccggcgacggagttggtgatagagggagctagctatcatcagtttatccaggattctcttcgtctcccggagcctggcgct gagtgtcctgacccttcgttggggggggatgggtgcttcccgatgctcggatctcgtatacaggagagagtggatccgagattgtggagactttcccggaagaccgggttttccatgctccgctccctgagggagtacaggcg gttccggcccatacggccaacgcgatggtgggggtga
- the LOC130469671 gene encoding uncharacterized protein, with product MSTPIFSLQRTVRRWLRALTPTEKALLKEYHLEALLGLQQINIDYNFLHAALNFWDSDHHVFAFRGNEICPLPDEFAAILGYPTNATPATPGTIEEGKTTIGAFLGLDDNMFAEIVVGNEVNLAKLVKHHFRPSKNMTEQKLNIRVLVFCLLNHYLLSNNNGEFGDIRLIPLISQMESCYSIMPLVVAETLLSADELKKDAKSEHFKGSPLLLQIWLVERLRLLEAPADPKHYRPIALGNRKYLHQGQGEAEWTSFFNYGICSIKWVVPWWGLTTMTGGSDVSVYVSLLGLSRPIYIFPYRVMRQYGLRQTIPFSDTVPPKVAAFSQTRVLAWAKYYDGLPRWAVATNGFVGLSENYKLWMSSDDKDVRAEARNGEPAELLIPRIRVKYECPNSSKPLSGYLRRNSLFYVGSHQIKLKVDGPRDYCYCGALVSRLSAWTHDNPCRKFIACNTICQRDVINQMLLENRLMKIEMNAMNKEIEELSYPKRRFMNEVGKHNMNGGEDHMVLFMGALIFVVIVVAVVDLLFEYY from the exons atgtcgacccctattttctcactccaacggactgttaggcgttggctacgagcccttactcccacagaaaaggctttgttaaaagaataccacttagaggcacttttaggcttacaacaaattaatattgattataactttctccatgctgccctaaacttttgggactccgatcatcatgtttttgcctttcggggcaacgaaatatgtcctttgccagatgaatttgctgcgatccttggttatcctactaatgctactcctgctacccctggcactattgaagagggtaaaacaaccataggggctttcctaggactagatgataacatgtttgctgaaattgttgtaggtaacgaggttaacttggcaaaacttgtaaaacatcactttaggcctagtaagaatatgaccgaacagaaattgaatattcgagtccttgtattttgcttgttgaatcactatttgctatcgaataacaatggtgagttcggtgacataaggttgatccccttgattagccagatggaaagttgctattccattatgccgttggttgttgccgagactttgctgagtgcggatgagttgaagaaggatgccaaatctgaacattttaagggaagccccctattactgcag atttggctcgtggaacggcttagacttttggaagctcctgccgatcctaaacattatcgccctatagccttgggtaaccgaaaatacttgcaccaaggccagggcgaggccgaatggacctccttttttaattatggcatttgttctattaagtgggtggtaccatggtggggtttgactactatgacagggggttctgacgtatcggtttatgtttctttgttggggctatcccgtcccatttatattttcccttaccgagtcatgcgtcaatatggtttaaggcaaactatccccttttctgatacggtaccacctaaggtagcggccttttcacaaacacgggttctagcgtgggctaagtattatgatggtctcccgcgttgggccgtagctacaaatggctttgtgggtctttctgaaaactacaagttgtggatgagctccgatgataaagatgtgagggccgaggctcgtaatggggagccggctgagcttttgatacctcgtattcgtgttaagtatgagtgTCCTAATTCttccaaacctc TTAGTGGGTACCTTAGGCGCAATTCACTTTTTTATGTTGGTAGTCACCAAATTAAGTTGAAG GTTGATGGACCACGTGATTATTGTTACTGCGGAGCTCTTGTGTCAAGGCTAAGTGCTTGGACTCATGACAATCCATGTAGAAAATTCATTGCTTGCAA CACTATATGCCAGAGGGATGTCATAAACCAGATGTTGTTGGAGAACCGATTGATGAAAATTGAGATGAATGCTATGAACAAAGAGATTGAAGAGTTGAGCTACCCGAAAAGGAGGTTCATGAATGAGGTTGGAAAGCACAATATGAATGGGGGAGAAGATCATATGGTACTATTCATGGGTGCCTTGATATTTGTAGTCATTGTAGTTGCAGTAGTGGATTTGTTATTCGAGTATTATTAG